The Stenotrophomonas sp. ASS1 genome segment CCATGGCCCAAATGCTTTGGCCGATTGCGCTTTGCCCCGGCCAATAGCGATCGGCCAACTGCCGAGTCACCAGCACCGGGGCGTTGGATGGGACGTACTGCTCGATGGGCGCATACTCGGCCGGCTCCGGCATACGACCAGACACCACATTCAAACCGAGCAACTTCAGCGCCACAGCATCCCCAAGGTAGAAATCCAGAACACCGCCAGAGCGCTCAAGCGCTTCGTCAGTGTTCACACCGGCACGGACTCCAGGATCGCCAAAGGGAACAGCACTAATGGCGCCCACAGCCTCCACACCTGGAATAGCCCGGATAGCGTTCATCACACGGGCGTTGATGTCATGTGCGTCTTCTGCGCTGAATCCGGAGAGCTGGACGATCCCAAGTGACGACTCCTGAACGCCACTATCAAGGTTGAGCGCTCGACTCTTCTCCATGAACATGAAGATTGCGTTGCATAGAACTGCACACGCTAAGGCTATCTCAATGGTGATCAAGAATGTGGCCAGTTTGTGCTTCTTCAGCGCCGCCACGATGATTCCAACTTGCATGGCACACTCCTTCAAAGCAGCTTCAGCTGGGTAACCGGCTGGATAAAACTCGCTCGATACGCGGGAATCGCACCCGCCAAGAGGCTTGTGAGCAAAGATAGAATGACTGTGACCAGAAACATTGCGATGTCCAGGTGCACCAGATCTGCGTATGCTACTGGCTGGATGCGTATCATCCACAAGCCAAGTAACGTTAGGAACAAGCCAAGCACGCCGCCCAAAGCACCGATTAGACCGGCCTCGACCAGACACTGCGTGAAGATAGCGACTCTGCTCGCTCCCAACGCGCGACGCAGGCCGATCTCTCCGCCGTGTCTCATGAACTTCGCAAGCAGCAAGCCGACTACGTTTGCGAGGCAGATCAGAAGGAACGCGAGGGCCAAAACCGTCTGCACTTTTACGTCGCTGGGAACTACCTGATTGAAGTCCAGCCATTCCATCAGAGACCTCAACCGGGTGTTGTCGTCGTGCTTGATACGTCCAAGGCGCTTCTGCTCAGCTGCATAGTTACGGAGGAAGCGATCGTATCCCTGAACGCGCTCCGGACCACTCAACTTTACCCATAGCGCGACCGCGACACAGGGCGAGCTCTCGAGAACACCAGGACGATCTGGGGTAGCCCAACAGGTAAACGGTTGGAAGTCGCCCTCGTTGATCTCGAGGCTAGCTGAGAGAGGAAGAAACACATCGTCCGCTACACCGTAGAAGCCGGATGTCTCACCACCAGAGAAGCGCCCACCTCTGATCTTGTAGAACAGTGGGGAAGGACGCCATGGGCCTAGAACACCGATGATCTGAAGATTCGTGTCTTTGACTCTTAAGCTCTGACCGACACTGTTGCGGCCGCCGAACAACTGCTGGTTGAGTCGATCTGAGATCACTGCGACACGGCTGCGACGCGCGTCATCCTCAGCACCCCAAGCGCGCCCGTACTGTAGCGGCACGTCGAACATCGTAAAGAATTCTGAAGTTGTTGAGATCGAAGAGATCATCAGCGGTGCTCCGCTAGGAAGCTCTGACCTAACCTTGACGGGATTGGATACCACCATCGCCTGGCTGTCCGCCTGCTTGGCCGACCATAGATCAAATGCGGTGCGGTAATCCATTACATCATAGGGCTCACGTCCTTTGGACTCTGGGTTCACATCAACTTGAGGGTAATAGATGTGCCCGCTCTTGCCTGGAAGAGGGTCTCCAGACAGGATGTGCATGACTGTGAGGGTTGTCATGCTCGCTCCGATGCCAACCGATATCGCCAGAATCACCAATCCAGTGATGACCTTGTTCCTTGCGGCGTTATGCAGCGCAACTTTCACGTAATAGCCAAACATCTAAGCAACCCTCCTGTGCTGTCCCACCTGTTCTGCGCCGGCCCATGGGGTCCGACTAAGCCTGCTGGACTGCGTTCTCATCCATAGTCCCAGCACTCTCTGACTCAAGCGCAAGAGTTGTATCAAACAGATTTCGGTACTCGATTCCGCCGTGCATGATCATTATCAGTATTTTGCCTTTCGTGATCGTCATGATCATATCCATGGCGATACGTTGGATGCCGGCGTCCAGGTTCGCAAGTGGCTCGTCCAATACATAGAGATCGGCCCTCTTGCTAAGTGCCATGGCCAAGGCAACCTTCTGTTGCTGACCCGCAGACAGCTGGTCAGGATAGGCCTCAAGAATCTCTGAAGAAAATACAGCCAGTGTTTTCAGAAGCTCTACGTCAACCCCAAGGTCCTTTATGGCGAGAGGAGGAAATGCGAGCGGCAGAGTGGATGAGCTGATTCGTGCAGGCAGTGAAAGACTACCTGCTGTGGGCAGCAGGTGCCTCGCGAGGATGTTGGCAAGTGTGGTCTTTCCAGAGCCGTTGTCACCAGTGACGAGAACCCTCTGCCCCCGATCAATGACTGTGGATACATTTCGAAGAACGCTGGTTTGGCCGAAGCTAAAGGACAAGCGATCGGCTATGACACTTTCTGAATACTTAAATTCAGACGATTTTCGCAACTCAAGAAACCCTGAAACTCGATGAACCGTGGCGCCGTAGCTCTTCAGATCTGCCCAGTTCTTGAAGATGGCAATTAGGGTTGTAGCCGCACGCCAGAATGCGTTCATGAATGCAATGAACGAACCAAATGTCATCTTCTTCTGAAAGACAAATAGCGCACCAACGAATATCGAGCAGACATCCGACAGAACCATCGTCAGATCACTTGCGCCTTGAAGTGTGCGCACCACCTTGAATCGACTGTAGCCTGCATCCAAGAGGCCGTGCATGCCTCTATCGAACGAACTCAACGTCTTGCTTGTCAATCCGAACGTCCCCACCATCTTCAGGCTTCCAACAGCTCTGGCAAGGACAACCAGAACCTGGGCTTCCTTTTCCCGCTCCGTAGATGTCAAAGCACTGATGCGTTTGCCGACCACCAAGCTGACAATCGTGGCAATTGGGATGATTGCGGCAAGAACTGCGAAGGCCTTCCATGAGATGTAGAGCAGTGCTATGACCAAGGCCACAAGCATGGAGATCTTGACTGCAACTCCTCTGACCAAGGCAAGCATTGGTACCAGACCATCCTTTACGTCAGATCTGATCCGCGAAATGTAGTATCCCACTCCGTTTCGCAGGAAGTCTTCGTAGCGTTCACTGTAGAAGACGCGCAGAAGTTCCTCACTGACTCGCCTCACAATGCGATTGTCCAATCGCTGCTGCCAAAGCGAAGTCACGTAGGCACCCACGTTGAGCGACACACCTAGCGCAAGATAGCCAAGGATCAGGTACATCAAACGCGAAAAATCGCCCCTCAACGACGCCTCATCAAGAATCGCCTTGATCAGGAGGGGGGGTATCAGACCTTCAAATGCACCAATTGCACAGGAGGTGATCGTCACCGCCACGTACTCATTCCGGTTCTCGCCTAGCAAACGCGAGAAGTCACGCCATGGTGTGTGGCCGCGGCCAGGATCCACCGCAGTGCTGCCGCTCGGCGTACTCATTCTTGCCCTATTCCCCACTCAGGCCCTTCCATGAGGGTAGGGCCCAGCTGATGGCCTGCCTGCACCTTCAAGAAGGGGGCGTCCAAGATGTCCAGACAGAATTCATCGGGATACGGCGAACTCAGTCGATGCAAGGCCCGGATAGCCCCAGCAACACCTGTGGCGTAGTCACAGGAAATGCGAAACAGGTTCTCTCCCGGTATCGCCGCTGTGTCATCGTCGCCAAAAACATAGATGTCGGTCAGCCCCTCATAAGGGCGATTGGCCAGATTCAGGTACTTTGCATCTCCTGAATACACATAGGCATCTACCAGAGTGTCTATCAATCCGGCAAGGCCGTAAATAAGACCCGGAAATCCGGAATACTTGCGGTAGAGATCCAAGGCCAGAGATTCAACTACATCCCAGAGACCGTACCTGATGGCGACTTTTATAATGCCTGCGGTACCCTGCTCCACGTAGGGTTCGTAGGTGGTTAGGCCAGTAGGTGCGGCGGCAAACGTGGTGATACCTGCCTCCAGCTCGTTTCCCTTCGACAGGTCGTAGGCCAGTGCCAACTCTCCTATCGCCCTCCACTTAGAATCGCCGGTCACTTGAGACAGCCGGAGGAAGAAAAGCGCCACTCCGGATTGACCATAGCCGAGTCCTACTCGAATGACGCCGTCGTCCTCCCAATAGATTCCGTTCTCCGTACGAACCGCAGATGATTTCAGCTGCAGACCGAGCTCTAAGGCAGTTTCCAGATAGTTCGTGACTTGCGAGGCAAGAAAGGCTGCCAGATTCGCCATTCCGATGCCGGCTGCTCCGTAGTAGAACGAGATCTGGCCCTTCGAAACTGAACTTCTGTTGGCCATGTCAATGAAGCCAAGCCCGACAGAATCGTAGCCCATGGCCAAATGGGCCCATCCGATTCCCGCCAGCCCCGTCAGCACACCGGGCGCTGTGTTCGCCTCATGAAGACGTCCTGCATCCGAAAAGTGCCGCTCGAGTACTTCATTGGCCACCTCGGCACCGGCGCGTGTGAGTGCGTAGATTACGCCGGAGGAACCAAATCCCAAGCTAGTTGCATTTGTGGAGAGAGCAAAGGGGTCACAAGGAAACAGCGTGTACTTCGAATTCAGTCGATAGTTCATCAGAACGAACCTAGACAACCGTTCTATCAAGTGCTCCACTGGCTCAGAAGAAGCCTCGCGCATACCGTACGGCTCATCTATTGAGGCTCCTACCTGTAGCCTTTCTTCGGCCTCGCGAAGATCGATCCGTCCCTGCGCGAGACCACGAATCACATCGAGCACCGGGGTCCCTTCCCAGCCGATATCCTGGACGAGAATGGGAAGGACGTTGTCGAAGAGGTCGTCTCTGACATACGCCATCGCCACGATCGGAAACATGGAGTACATCATGATCGCCGAAACGGCGTACAGGTCATCCTCGATGCTGCTTACCTTTGTCCTGCTCTTCATCTTGCTTCTGAATCCAGGTGTATGGATGTCGTCGGATTCTCCATGAGACGGTCGGAATGCAGCTTCCAGGTCAATCAACCGCACCTCCAGGGATTCCTTCTTAACCAGAATATTTGGGGGTGACAGATCGCCAATAACCATTCCTGCCCTATGCGCCAGATCAACGACTCTGAAGAGATTAATGAAGATCGTTCGATACATACCATAGAACTTCTCACTGTCTGCCACCGTTGGGCGCACCGTCATCAGCGGCGAGAACTGGAGCATGACCTGCCGCATGTCGAGAGCATCGAAATGCTCCTCAACGAGGTAGAAATTCTCCCAATCCCAGAACGAGTCCAAGACTGCAGGGGCGACTCCCAGCGGACTGAGGATGCTCAGATTCGACATCTCTCTTTCCAGGCGGGTGGTTGCATCTCCGCCATTTTCATAGAGCTCCACATGGGGCCTGGCCTCCTTGATGACGACTTGGCGACCGGTGAGAGTGTCCTTTGACAGGTACACTCCACCAGTGTTCGAGAAGCCCAGCGCGCTCTCGATCAAGTAGCGACCGTTGTT includes the following:
- a CDS encoding ABC transporter permease, producing MFGYYVKVALHNAARNKVITGLVILAISVGIGASMTTLTVMHILSGDPLPGKSGHIYYPQVDVNPESKGREPYDVMDYRTAFDLWSAKQADSQAMVVSNPVKVRSELPSGAPLMISSISTTSEFFTMFDVPLQYGRAWGAEDDARRSRVAVISDRLNQQLFGGRNSVGQSLRVKDTNLQIIGVLGPWRPSPLFYKIRGGRFSGGETSGFYGVADDVFLPLSASLEINEGDFQPFTCWATPDRPGVLESSPCVAVALWVKLSGPERVQGYDRFLRNYAAEQKRLGRIKHDDNTRLRSLMEWLDFNQVVPSDVKVQTVLALAFLLICLANVVGLLLAKFMRHGGEIGLRRALGASRVAIFTQCLVEAGLIGALGGVLGLFLTLLGLWMIRIQPVAYADLVHLDIAMFLVTVILSLLTSLLAGAIPAYRASFIQPVTQLKLL
- a CDS encoding ABC transporter ATP-binding protein; protein product: MSTPSGSTAVDPGRGHTPWRDFSRLLGENRNEYVAVTITSCAIGAFEGLIPPLLIKAILDEASLRGDFSRLMYLILGYLALGVSLNVGAYVTSLWQQRLDNRIVRRVSEELLRVFYSERYEDFLRNGVGYYISRIRSDVKDGLVPMLALVRGVAVKISMLVALVIALLYISWKAFAVLAAIIPIATIVSLVVGKRISALTSTEREKEAQVLVVLARAVGSLKMVGTFGLTSKTLSSFDRGMHGLLDAGYSRFKVVRTLQGASDLTMVLSDVCSIFVGALFVFQKKMTFGSFIAFMNAFWRAATTLIAIFKNWADLKSYGATVHRVSGFLELRKSSEFKYSESVIADRLSFSFGQTSVLRNVSTVIDRGQRVLVTGDNGSGKTTLANILARHLLPTAGSLSLPARISSSTLPLAFPPLAIKDLGVDVELLKTLAVFSSEILEAYPDQLSAGQQQKVALAMALSKRADLYVLDEPLANLDAGIQRIAMDMIMTITKGKILIMIMHGGIEYRNLFDTTLALESESAGTMDENAVQQA
- the lanKC gene encoding class III lanthionine synthetase LanKC, with product MSSRKPTLRELRHVDKVNFISSDERFYEPNYEHYRPSDELVSIVDQLLVAHGQGWGIRRIGVWSHVLPLARSGSRSLPAQGWKIHLSAIEDNCKQILQRVAELLLQRDVEFKFANDRRTMRMMTSKRWPRGGSGKFITVYPHTETEFKELIELMYQEVGANVGSYILSDKRYKDSRCIYYRYGGIIQVNRLDFMGRMIPMLVSPSGDHVPDHRTPYFETPEWAQDPFPAEEEETGEMVLNNGRYLIESALGFSNTGGVYLSKDTLTGRQVVIKEARPHVELYENGGDATTRLEREMSNLSILSPLGVAPAVLDSFWDWENFYLVEEHFDALDMRQVMLQFSPLMTVRPTVADSEKFYGMYRTIFINLFRVVDLAHRAGMVIGDLSPPNILVKKESLEVRLIDLEAAFRPSHGESDDIHTPGFRSKMKSRTKVSSIEDDLYAVSAIMMYSMFPIVAMAYVRDDLFDNVLPILVQDIGWEGTPVLDVIRGLAQGRIDLREAEERLQVGASIDEPYGMREASSEPVEHLIERLSRFVLMNYRLNSKYTLFPCDPFALSTNATSLGFGSSGVIYALTRAGAEVANEVLERHFSDAGRLHEANTAPGVLTGLAGIGWAHLAMGYDSVGLGFIDMANRSSVSKGQISFYYGAAGIGMANLAAFLASQVTNYLETALELGLQLKSSAVRTENGIYWEDDGVIRVGLGYGQSGVALFFLRLSQVTGDSKWRAIGELALAYDLSKGNELEAGITTFAAAPTGLTTYEPYVEQGTAGIIKVAIRYGLWDVVESLALDLYRKYSGFPGLIYGLAGLIDTLVDAYVYSGDAKYLNLANRPYEGLTDIYVFGDDDTAAIPGENLFRISCDYATGVAGAIRALHRLSSPYPDEFCLDILDAPFLKVQAGHQLGPTLMEGPEWGIGQE